One window of the Archangium primigenium genome contains the following:
- a CDS encoding DUF6311 domain-containing protein, protein MPHDRISSRTSGALPWAGALIGALWFIAVGGGRTLDPTYLDWLGASDLAQHTLGWLHFRDAPWGLPLGRTPSLMRPLLTTVGFSDANPWVSLLLKPFSRWLPRDFQFIGPWLLLCFALQGWMGVKLVGLFTPRALPRLLGSALFVMSPVLLFRFEHDTLCAHWLLLAMLYLNLRPREDARAAWRALGQAAGVNALASGIHPYLEVMVFGLTLALALDVARTRRLSWRAVGAGLAGVGVLVGGLFLLFGYVGQGVSSGAGGFGFFSADLLTLVNPRGWTRVLPSLPSGDGQYEGFGYLGTGVLALGVGALVGRRVSWGPPLRAAVRAHAPLVGVALLCALLAFSSVMTVAGQEVLTLRSLVKPLLPLLGAFRSSGRFIWVLHYTLMTGILALVLWRTRTRPRVATAVLGVAVLLQALDTPDLWRRIRFLEDPWRRLRAPEWAQVDSFYRHIVLYPPSIHGSGVPCVRNTFPDDEYLRFGDLAYRRGLSTNSGYSARLDERHVAEVCAALEATLEGGRLSEDTLYVVDASRHGWMRRMGERLTCGVLEGFTVCVAARTGRFREALSRTTSGEFREIIRK, encoded by the coding sequence GTGCCACACGACCGCATCTCCTCCAGGACATCCGGAGCGCTCCCCTGGGCCGGAGCGCTCATTGGCGCGCTCTGGTTCATCGCCGTGGGGGGCGGCCGGACCCTCGACCCCACCTACCTGGACTGGCTCGGCGCGAGCGATCTCGCGCAGCACACGCTCGGCTGGCTCCACTTCCGTGACGCCCCGTGGGGCTTGCCGCTGGGGCGCACCCCCAGCCTCATGCGGCCCCTGCTCACCACGGTGGGCTTCTCCGACGCCAATCCCTGGGTGTCGCTCCTGCTCAAGCCCTTCTCGCGCTGGCTGCCCCGGGACTTCCAGTTCATCGGGCCGTGGCTGCTCTTGTGCTTCGCGCTCCAGGGGTGGATGGGCGTCAAGCTCGTGGGCCTGTTCACGCCCCGCGCCCTGCCCCGGCTGCTCGGCTCCGCCCTGTTCGTGATGTCGCCCGTACTCCTCTTCCGCTTCGAGCACGACACGCTGTGCGCCCACTGGCTGCTGCTCGCGATGCTCTACCTGAACCTGCGTCCGCGGGAGGACGCCCGGGCCGCGTGGCGCGCGCTCGGCCAGGCGGCGGGTGTCAACGCGCTGGCCTCGGGCATCCACCCCTATCTGGAGGTGATGGTCTTCGGGCTCACGCTCGCGCTCGCGCTGGACGTGGCCCGGACGCGGCGGCTGTCCTGGCGCGCGGTGGGAGCGGGGCTCGCGGGTGTGGGGGTGCTCGTGGGCGGCCTGTTCCTGCTCTTCGGCTACGTGGGCCAGGGCGTGAGCAGTGGCGCGGGCGGCTTCGGCTTCTTCAGCGCCGACCTGCTCACGCTCGTGAATCCCCGGGGCTGGACCCGCGTGCTGCCCTCGTTGCCCAGCGGGGATGGTCAGTACGAGGGCTTTGGCTATCTGGGCACCGGGGTGCTCGCGCTCGGCGTGGGCGCGCTCGTGGGCCGGCGCGTGTCGTGGGGGCCCCCGCTCCGGGCGGCGGTGCGGGCCCATGCGCCGCTCGTGGGGGTGGCGCTGCTCTGCGCGCTGCTCGCCTTCTCGTCGGTCATGACGGTGGCGGGCCAGGAGGTGCTCACCCTGCGCTCGCTGGTCAAACCCCTGCTGCCCCTGCTCGGCGCGTTCCGCTCCTCGGGCCGCTTCATCTGGGTGCTCCACTACACGCTGATGACGGGCATCCTCGCGCTGGTGCTGTGGCGGACCCGCACGCGGCCCCGGGTGGCCACCGCCGTGCTGGGCGTCGCCGTGCTCCTGCAGGCCCTGGACACCCCCGACCTGTGGCGGCGCATCCGCTTCCTGGAGGACCCCTGGCGCCGCCTGCGCGCCCCGGAGTGGGCCCAGGTGGATTCCTTCTACCGGCACATCGTCCTCTATCCGCCGTCCATTCATGGCTCGGGGGTGCCGTGTGTGCGCAACACCTTCCCGGACGACGAGTACCTGCGCTTCGGGGACCTCGCCTACCGCCGGGGGCTGAGCACCAACAGTGGCTACTCGGCCCGGCTGGACGAGCGGCACGTGGCCGAGGTCTGCGCGGCGCTCGAGGCCACGCTGGAGGGCGGGCGGCTCTCCGAGGACACCCTCTATGTGGTGGATGCGTCCCGGCACGGCTGGATGCGGCGGATGGGCGAGCGTCTGACGTGCGGCGTGCTGGAGGGGTTCACGGTCTGTGTGGCCGCGCGGACGGGTCGGTTCCGGGAGGCGCTGTCCCGGACGACCTCCGGGGAGTTCCGGGAAATAATCAGAAAATGA
- a CDS encoding HEAT repeat domain-containing protein, which translates to MPRPSPLSSLTLALALLAPAAAWTAPPAAEAPALERQTCSLDGLLTQIRQGMGSKSEAYKRYLGKLLRESAVTLPLPELLAAFEREYDPAMVEHLAAALVARTERGLEDEAMQSVVRRALGDRDPTLRAASVRAMRQTGALERTGDMYERLMRDPSPEVRQEAATNLVTDNLEVYGGRHGPAADAAVAAAAASNDPAATARILGKLMTGEVSADSARTLERMLGSDSAEVRASASTALGGVPATEMASARQSLSAQYRAESNPQARKAMIESIARLGFSSAIPELKRLRDVDPRMAPEIDAWTRVLEMNLQEWPLIQAARKRQNP; encoded by the coding sequence ATGCCCCGCCCGTCCCCCCTGTCCTCCCTGACCCTGGCCCTGGCCCTGCTCGCCCCGGCCGCCGCCTGGACCGCCCCGCCCGCGGCCGAGGCCCCCGCGCTCGAGCGCCAGACCTGCTCGCTGGACGGCCTGCTCACGCAGATCCGCCAGGGCATGGGCTCCAAGTCCGAGGCCTACAAGCGCTACCTGGGCAAGCTCCTGCGCGAGTCCGCCGTCACCCTGCCGCTGCCCGAGCTCCTGGCGGCCTTCGAGCGGGAGTACGACCCGGCCATGGTCGAGCACCTGGCGGCGGCGCTCGTGGCGCGCACCGAGCGCGGCCTGGAGGACGAGGCGATGCAGAGCGTGGTGCGCCGGGCGCTGGGCGACCGCGACCCGACCCTGCGCGCCGCCTCCGTGCGGGCCATGCGCCAGACGGGCGCCCTGGAGCGCACCGGGGACATGTACGAGCGCCTGATGCGCGACCCCTCGCCCGAGGTGCGGCAGGAGGCGGCCACCAACCTCGTCACCGACAACCTCGAGGTGTACGGCGGGCGGCACGGCCCGGCGGCGGACGCGGCGGTGGCGGCGGCGGCGGCCTCGAACGATCCGGCGGCGACGGCGCGCATCCTCGGCAAGCTCATGACGGGCGAGGTGAGCGCGGACTCGGCGCGCACGCTCGAGCGGATGCTGGGCAGCGACTCCGCCGAGGTGCGGGCCTCGGCGAGCACGGCGCTCGGCGGCGTGCCGGCGACCGAGATGGCCAGCGCGCGCCAGAGCCTCAGCGCCCAGTACCGCGCGGAGAGCAATCCCCAGGCGCGCAAGGCGATGATCGAGAGCATCGCGCGGCTGGGCTTCTCCAGCGCCATTCCCGAGCTCAAGCGCCTGCGCGACGTGGATCCGCGCATGGCGCCGGAGATCGACGCGTGGACGCGCGTGCTGGAGATGAACCTGCAGGAGTGGCCGCTCATCCAGGCGGCCCGCAAGCGGCAGAACCCCTGA
- a CDS encoding tetratricopeptide repeat protein gives MTAPSACPDETTLSDFLSGMLPEDARVEVLAHLEGCEACQRQVALGTSSLPEVPLAREADAPLAPGARLARYVVLERIGRGAMGEVYAAYDPELARQVALKLLRPEGRRVEALGQRLMREAQALARLSHPHVVAVHDAGVCEQGVFLTMERVEGDTLTDWLRVPRPTAEVLRVFIDAGRGLAAAHAAGLVHRDFKPANVLVGRDGRVRVTDFGLARAMEQADAPEDAATPAPEDTVSPLTRTGALLGTPAYMAPEQLAGQGADALSDQFSFCVALHEALHGLRPFEGDTIGALSRAMRAERIRPALGEAKGSARVRRAVRRGLRAAPEARHPSMEALLAELTPAPRRVRAWVASSAVAASLLGVALGYVAAHRREARCAQEVEKLAVAWSPDKRERVHEAFLATGKPYAAAAWEAAAPALEAHATRWRALRTESCMAADREDPRAAWLTTACLDTRLWHFAAVTGVLEKADAQTVQNAPQLIASLEGLEACAEAPVLALRPQPPDTLRPQVDAVLRQLAEAHARLDAGNHAAALEVTTALLPALKGIGYRPLEAEVLTLHGQLHGLTGKPKEAEDFLYRAVWAAEAGRDDETAARAWILLLWVVGEQMARMDEVNRLVHHARAAVDRLGRERFPALATELHLRMGGQLLVQGKLDEADEEFSQGLALSRRAYGPESLRTSYFLSGMGRVRSRQIRGPEALAFYRQAQELRERLWGPEHPTLALNLNNLASELLQQGRPDEALAAFHRALALLEAARSPDHPSLGAPLNNLAVLLRREGRLEESRRFFERALAIFERSKGPDHPNSVTALGGLGMVAYDAQKLDEALDLSQQALARIQRGMGPDTPRAELPLRTLALIHLRAGRPAQARESLQHALRLLQKENGPDSAVTSGARRELGLVELRAGAPRAALAGCQQALALDERSQGAGSPDVALDLACLGEAWLALGQPAQALPLLERALDIHERAPGDTRDAAWVRFLLARALEAPAPRARALLDEAQGLLEGLGIRAREELRALRAWRDHHP, from the coding sequence GTGACGGCCCCCTCCGCGTGTCCGGATGAGACGACCCTGAGCGACTTCCTCTCGGGCATGCTCCCGGAGGACGCACGGGTCGAGGTGCTCGCGCACCTGGAGGGCTGCGAGGCGTGTCAGCGCCAGGTGGCGCTCGGCACCAGCTCCCTGCCAGAGGTGCCGCTCGCCCGCGAGGCGGACGCGCCCCTGGCGCCCGGTGCCCGGCTGGCGCGCTACGTGGTGCTCGAGCGCATCGGGCGCGGCGCCATGGGCGAGGTGTACGCGGCGTACGACCCGGAGCTGGCGCGCCAGGTGGCGCTCAAGCTGTTGCGCCCCGAGGGCCGCCGCGTGGAGGCCCTGGGCCAGCGGCTGATGCGCGAGGCCCAGGCGCTCGCCCGGCTGTCGCACCCGCATGTCGTCGCGGTGCACGACGCGGGGGTGTGCGAGCAGGGCGTCTTCCTCACCATGGAGCGGGTGGAGGGCGACACGCTCACCGACTGGCTGCGCGTGCCGCGGCCCACCGCCGAGGTGCTGCGGGTCTTCATCGACGCGGGACGCGGACTGGCCGCCGCGCACGCCGCGGGCCTCGTGCACCGCGACTTCAAGCCCGCCAACGTGCTGGTGGGCCGGGACGGGCGCGTGCGGGTGACGGACTTCGGCCTGGCGCGCGCCATGGAGCAGGCGGACGCGCCCGAGGACGCCGCGACCCCCGCGCCCGAGGACACCGTGTCCCCCCTGACGCGCACGGGCGCGCTCTTGGGCACGCCGGCCTACATGGCCCCCGAGCAGCTCGCGGGCCAGGGCGCGGACGCGCTCTCCGACCAGTTCAGCTTCTGCGTGGCGCTGCACGAGGCGCTCCACGGCCTGCGGCCCTTCGAGGGCGACACCATCGGGGCGCTGTCCCGGGCCATGCGCGCCGAGCGCATCCGGCCCGCCCTGGGGGAGGCGAAGGGCTCGGCGCGGGTGCGCCGGGCGGTGCGTCGGGGGCTGAGGGCCGCGCCGGAGGCCCGCCACCCCTCCATGGAGGCGCTGCTCGCGGAGCTCACCCCCGCGCCCCGACGCGTCCGGGCCTGGGTGGCCAGCTCCGCCGTGGCGGCCAGCCTGCTGGGCGTGGCGCTCGGGTACGTGGCCGCCCACCGGCGCGAGGCGCGCTGCGCGCAGGAGGTGGAGAAGCTCGCCGTGGCGTGGAGCCCCGACAAGCGCGAGCGCGTGCACGAGGCCTTCCTCGCCACGGGCAAGCCCTACGCCGCCGCGGCGTGGGAGGCCGCCGCGCCCGCGCTGGAGGCCCACGCCACGCGCTGGCGCGCCCTGCGCACCGAGTCCTGCATGGCGGCCGACCGGGAGGATCCCCGCGCCGCGTGGCTGACGACGGCCTGCCTGGACACCCGGCTGTGGCACTTCGCCGCCGTCACCGGCGTGCTGGAGAAGGCGGATGCCCAGACGGTGCAGAACGCCCCCCAGCTCATCGCCTCGCTCGAGGGCCTGGAGGCGTGCGCCGAGGCCCCGGTGCTGGCCCTGCGGCCCCAACCCCCGGACACCCTGCGCCCCCAGGTGGACGCCGTGCTCCGCCAGCTCGCCGAGGCCCATGCGCGCCTGGATGCCGGCAACCACGCCGCCGCGCTCGAGGTCACCACCGCCCTGCTGCCCGCGCTCAAGGGCATCGGCTACCGGCCCCTGGAGGCCGAGGTCCTCACCCTGCACGGCCAGCTGCACGGGTTGACGGGCAAGCCCAAGGAGGCCGAGGACTTCCTCTACCGCGCCGTGTGGGCCGCCGAGGCCGGCCGCGACGACGAGACGGCCGCGCGCGCGTGGATCCTCCTCTTGTGGGTGGTGGGCGAGCAGATGGCGCGCATGGACGAGGTCAACCGGCTGGTGCACCACGCCCGGGCCGCGGTGGACCGGTTGGGCCGGGAGCGCTTCCCCGCGCTCGCCACCGAGCTGCACCTGCGCATGGGCGGGCAGCTGCTCGTGCAGGGCAAGCTGGACGAGGCGGACGAGGAGTTCTCCCAGGGGCTCGCGCTGTCGCGCCGCGCCTACGGCCCCGAGAGCCTGCGCACCTCCTACTTCCTGTCCGGCATGGGCCGGGTGCGCTCGCGGCAGATCCGCGGCCCCGAGGCCCTGGCCTTCTACCGCCAGGCCCAGGAGCTGCGCGAGCGGCTGTGGGGCCCGGAGCACCCCACCCTCGCGCTCAACCTCAACAACCTCGCCAGCGAGCTGTTGCAGCAGGGCCGGCCCGACGAGGCGCTCGCCGCCTTCCATCGCGCCCTGGCGCTGCTGGAGGCCGCCCGCTCCCCGGACCACCCGAGCCTCGGCGCGCCCCTCAACAACCTGGCCGTGCTGCTGCGGCGCGAGGGCCGGCTGGAGGAGTCGCGCCGCTTCTTCGAGCGCGCGCTCGCCATCTTCGAGCGCAGCAAGGGCCCGGATCACCCCAACTCCGTCACCGCGCTCGGGGGCCTGGGCATGGTGGCCTACGACGCGCAGAAGCTCGACGAGGCGCTCGACCTCTCGCAACAGGCGCTCGCGCGCATCCAGCGGGGCATGGGACCCGACACGCCCCGCGCCGAGCTGCCCCTGCGCACGCTCGCCCTCATCCACCTGCGCGCGGGCCGTCCCGCCCAGGCACGCGAGAGCCTGCAGCACGCCCTGCGGCTCCTGCAGAAGGAGAACGGCCCGGACAGCGCCGTGACGTCGGGCGCCCGGCGCGAGCTGGGCCTCGTGGAGCTGCGCGCGGGCGCGCCCCGCGCGGCGCTCGCCGGGTGCCAGCAGGCCCTCGCGCTCGACGAGCGCTCCCAGGGCGCCGGGAGCCCGGACGTGGCGCTGGACCTCGCCTGCCTGGGCGAGGCCTGGCTCGCGCTCGGCCAGCCGGCCCAGGCCCTCCCCCTGCTCGAGCGGGCCCTCGACATCCACGAGCGCGCCCCCGGGGACACGCGCGACGCGGCGTGGGTGCGCTTCCTGCTCGCCCGGGCCCTGGAGGCCCCGGCGCCGCGCGCCCGGGCCCTGCTGGACGAGGCCCAGGGGTTGCTGGAAGGGTTGGGGATCCGCGCCCGAGAGGAGCTCCGCGCCCTGCGGGCCTGGCGGGACCACCACCCATGA
- a CDS encoding sigma-70 family RNA polymerase sigma factor, with translation MTDDTPAPLSRLLWTHAPEARREWLRTRPGLEALLAEHLATAQAAWPGVRLSPERFLRHLARHLPEPQAPEDALARLHAADLYLACACAEGEPQALLAFEQHVLRKVPARLGPLPASTVDELLQGLRQRLLLGVGDAPPRIADYAGRGPLRAWVRIVAARLVAVLAEQGGRERPTAEPPEALTQLLAPDDPERALVRAASNEVLSEALKAALAALPERQRALLRLHHLHGLTMDRLATMYGESRSNIARHVAQARERLLRLTRHELQARLKLEDRELESLLGLVNSRLDLSLGGLLD, from the coding sequence ATGACGGACGACACCCCGGCGCCCCTGTCCCGACTGCTGTGGACCCATGCCCCCGAGGCCCGGCGCGAGTGGCTCCGGACGCGGCCCGGACTGGAGGCGCTGCTCGCCGAGCACCTCGCCACGGCCCAGGCGGCCTGGCCCGGCGTGCGGCTGTCCCCCGAGCGCTTCCTGCGCCACTTGGCCCGGCACCTGCCCGAGCCCCAGGCGCCCGAGGACGCGCTGGCGCGGTTGCACGCGGCGGACCTCTACCTCGCCTGCGCGTGCGCGGAGGGCGAGCCCCAGGCCCTGCTCGCCTTCGAGCAGCACGTGCTGCGCAAGGTGCCCGCGCGCCTGGGCCCCCTGCCCGCGAGCACCGTGGACGAGCTGCTCCAGGGGCTGCGCCAGCGGCTGCTCCTGGGCGTGGGGGACGCGCCCCCGCGCATCGCCGACTACGCGGGCCGGGGCCCCTTGCGCGCCTGGGTGCGCATCGTCGCCGCGCGCCTCGTCGCCGTCCTGGCCGAGCAAGGGGGGCGCGAGCGGCCCACCGCCGAGCCCCCGGAGGCCCTCACCCAACTGCTGGCGCCGGACGATCCGGAGCGCGCGCTGGTGCGCGCCGCCTCGAACGAGGTCCTCTCCGAGGCCCTGAAGGCCGCGCTGGCGGCGCTGCCCGAGCGCCAGCGCGCGCTCTTGCGCCTGCACCACCTGCACGGCCTCACCATGGACCGGCTCGCGACGATGTACGGCGAGTCCCGCTCCAACATCGCGCGCCACGTGGCCCAGGCGCGCGAGCGGCTCCTGCGCCTCACGCGCCACGAGCTCCAGGCCCGCTTGAAGCTCGAGGACCGGGAGCTGGAGAGCCTCCTCGGTCTCGTGAACAGCCGGCTCGACCTCAGCCTGGGCGGCCTGTTGGACTGA
- a CDS encoding glycosyl hydrolase family 18 protein — protein MFHSSRSKLFLGATCAVLSLTSACAPEAEPTSAPAPVTSSAAPLLSGVSFKTVLGGRYLGAQNNGGGAVNATATAVQAWEQFALDDINGGALQSGDQIFIQAGTGQYFQAANGGGSSLNAASTNRQGWETFRIVKQSGSGTIVNGDVVGLQTVTTGHWVSAANGGGGTVFAYGGALGDWEKLTISGLSGGGTTPPPSTSGTRVIGYLPNWNGSYASWVGKVDFSKLTHVNLAFALGDSNGNLQLASSADLATFVNAAHAKGVKVFPSLCGGGGDPYITPFYQPGRVDAFVDHIINYVVANNMDGIDVDVEAPDRMGAAYDTFIAKLIAKARPRGLPVTAAVAQWMQYGMSDTTLRSFDFITIMSYDNTGTWTGAGEHSSYAQAQAAINFYASKGVARERMVLGVPFYGYCWGNCNGKSSDYVLYKDLLAKYPTAANSDWISANGAQYSYNGLATMRSKTALGKQYGGIMIWELSGDVATTSDQSLLRAIDGALR, from the coding sequence ATGTTCCACTCCAGCAGGTCCAAGCTGTTCCTGGGCGCCACGTGCGCGGTGTTGTCCCTCACGAGCGCGTGCGCGCCGGAGGCCGAGCCCACGAGCGCTCCCGCGCCGGTGACGTCCTCGGCCGCGCCGCTGCTCTCGGGGGTGAGCTTCAAGACGGTGCTCGGCGGCCGCTATCTGGGGGCGCAGAACAACGGCGGCGGGGCGGTCAACGCCACGGCGACGGCGGTGCAGGCGTGGGAGCAGTTCGCCCTCGACGACATCAATGGCGGCGCGCTGCAGAGCGGCGACCAGATCTTCATCCAGGCCGGCACGGGCCAGTACTTCCAGGCGGCCAACGGCGGCGGCTCCTCGCTCAACGCCGCCAGCACCAACCGCCAGGGCTGGGAGACGTTCCGCATCGTCAAGCAGAGCGGCAGCGGGACGATCGTCAACGGGGACGTCGTGGGCCTGCAGACGGTGACGACGGGCCACTGGGTGTCCGCGGCCAATGGCGGCGGCGGCACGGTGTTCGCGTACGGCGGGGCGCTCGGGGACTGGGAGAAGCTGACCATCTCCGGCCTGTCCGGCGGCGGCACGACGCCGCCCCCGTCCACGTCGGGCACGCGCGTGATTGGCTACCTGCCCAACTGGAACGGCTCCTACGCGAGCTGGGTGGGCAAGGTGGACTTCAGCAAGCTCACGCACGTGAACCTGGCCTTCGCGCTGGGCGATTCGAACGGCAACCTCCAGCTCGCGTCGAGCGCGGACCTGGCCACGTTCGTCAACGCCGCGCACGCCAAGGGCGTCAAGGTGTTCCCCTCGCTGTGCGGTGGCGGCGGAGATCCGTACATCACGCCCTTCTACCAGCCGGGCCGGGTGGATGCCTTCGTGGACCACATCATCAACTACGTGGTGGCCAACAACATGGATGGCATCGACGTGGACGTGGAGGCCCCGGATCGCATGGGCGCCGCCTACGACACGTTCATCGCCAAGCTCATCGCGAAGGCCCGTCCGCGCGGCCTGCCGGTGACGGCCGCCGTGGCGCAGTGGATGCAGTACGGCATGTCGGACACGACGCTGCGCTCCTTCGACTTCATCACCATCATGTCCTACGACAACACGGGCACGTGGACGGGCGCGGGCGAGCACTCGAGCTACGCCCAGGCCCAGGCGGCGATCAACTTCTACGCGAGCAAGGGCGTGGCGCGCGAGCGCATGGTGCTCGGCGTGCCCTTCTACGGATACTGCTGGGGCAACTGCAACGGCAAGAGCTCCGACTACGTGCTCTACAAGGACCTCCTGGCGAAGTACCCCACCGCGGCCAACTCGGACTGGATCAGCGCCAACGGCGCCCAGTACTCCTACAACGGCCTGGCCACCATGCGTTCCAAGACGGCCCTGGGCAAGCAGTACGGCGGCATCATGATCTGGGAGCTCTCGGGCGACGTGGCCACGACGAGCGACCAATCGCTGCTGCGCGCCATCGACGGCGCGCTGCGCTAG
- a CDS encoding pirin family protein — MKSPILQTLPLGSPPWVTVDPFLFCVHHDDQYPAGNEHLGPEASLEGRDLGQDFAGKDGWRMYHGERIPGFPGHPHRGFETVTIVRNGLIDHSDSLGATARFGHGDVQWLTAGTGIVHSEMFPLVKKGEPNPTELFQIWLNLPAEDKHAPPHFAMLWSQDIPCIPFTDSEGRRTTVTLAAGELEGRRAPPPPPRSWASRPDTDVAIWTVRMEPGATWTLPPAKDPRAHRTLYFFAGDGLRVEDQAFREHQILAVSSDVPLRLAALGGTVELLMLQGRPIGQPVVQYGPFVMNTRTEIQQAVTDYQRTRFGGWPFGDQDPVHGREEGRFARHADGRIERPGK; from the coding sequence ATGAAGAGCCCCATCCTCCAGACCCTGCCGCTCGGGTCGCCCCCGTGGGTGACCGTGGATCCCTTCCTGTTCTGCGTGCACCACGACGACCAGTACCCCGCCGGCAACGAGCACCTGGGGCCCGAGGCATCGCTGGAGGGCCGCGACCTGGGCCAGGACTTCGCGGGCAAGGACGGCTGGCGCATGTACCACGGCGAGCGCATCCCGGGCTTCCCGGGGCACCCCCACCGGGGCTTCGAGACGGTGACGATCGTGCGCAACGGGCTCATCGATCACTCCGACTCGCTCGGGGCCACGGCGCGCTTCGGACACGGGGACGTGCAGTGGCTCACCGCGGGCACGGGCATCGTCCATTCGGAGATGTTCCCGCTGGTGAAGAAGGGCGAGCCCAACCCCACCGAGCTGTTCCAGATCTGGCTCAACCTGCCGGCCGAGGACAAGCACGCGCCGCCGCACTTCGCGATGCTCTGGAGCCAGGACATCCCCTGCATCCCCTTCACCGACTCCGAGGGCCGGCGCACCACGGTCACCCTCGCCGCGGGCGAGCTCGAGGGCCGGCGCGCGCCGCCTCCGCCCCCGCGCTCCTGGGCGTCGCGGCCGGACACCGACGTGGCCATCTGGACCGTGCGCATGGAGCCCGGCGCCACCTGGACGCTCCCCCCGGCGAAGGACCCGCGCGCCCACCGCACCCTCTACTTCTTCGCGGGCGACGGGCTCCGGGTGGAGGACCAGGCCTTCCGCGAGCACCAGATCCTCGCGGTGAGCAGCGACGTGCCCCTGCGGCTCGCGGCCCTGGGCGGAACGGTCGAGCTGCTGATGCTCCAGGGCCGCCCCATCGGGCAGCCCGTCGTGCAGTACGGCCCGTTCGTGATGAACACCCGCACGGAGATCCAACAGGCCGTCACCGACTACCAGCGCACGCGCTTCGGGGGCTGGCCATTCGGCGACCAGGACCCGGTGCACGGCCGCGAGGAGGGACGGTTCGCCCGGCACGCGGATGGCCGGATCGAGCGGCCCGGGAAATGA
- a CDS encoding DUF2127 domain-containing protein yields MTPVPRTLGLRLIIAYKFVKGALMLALALWFTVDPSAAYTFGQHVAHELVEARPVLVRLGEWLHTHLTERIIHQAALVAWLDGLTTALEGTLLALGKPWGEWLVAFSVGLLLPFEGYELWHKPSAAKAIVLVLNAVIVVYLVSERLRHRSRQEPRGREHLP; encoded by the coding sequence ATGACCCCGGTGCCGCGCACGCTCGGCCTGCGGCTCATCATCGCCTACAAGTTCGTGAAGGGCGCGCTGATGCTGGCCCTGGCGTTGTGGTTCACGGTGGACCCGTCGGCCGCGTACACCTTCGGCCAGCATGTCGCCCACGAGCTCGTCGAGGCGCGGCCCGTGCTCGTGCGGCTCGGGGAGTGGCTCCACACGCACCTGACGGAGCGGATCATCCACCAGGCCGCCCTGGTGGCGTGGCTGGATGGGCTCACCACCGCCCTGGAGGGCACCCTGCTCGCGTTGGGCAAGCCCTGGGGCGAGTGGCTCGTGGCGTTCAGCGTGGGACTGCTCCTGCCCTTCGAGGGCTACGAGCTGTGGCACAAGCCGAGCGCCGCCAAGGCGATCGTGCTGGTGCTCAACGCCGTCATCGTCGTGTACCTCGTGTCCGAGCGGCTCCGGCACCGCTCGCGCCAGGAGCCGCGTGGCCGCGAGCACCTCCCCTAG